The sequence AATTTGTTGAGACTACTAAATTTCTGTAAAAAGTTGGGGTCTTTTTCTAGTGGATATTGGTCAGTATTCTCCCCTTGAAGTGTACAGAGTTTCTGGAGCTTATTTCCACCCATACAGTTTGAAATTTCTGGAATTGCCTCaatgcacattaaaattatttttaaatcaagtctCAAAGCTTGATTTCTAGTGAAAGAACCAGATTAAACTAATGCTCAATAGGACATTCCATTCAAGTTGAGGAAAATAGATGAAtaggtgaataaatgaattcaaaagTTTAACGTTGATGATGACTATGAGGAACAGAGAAGGctcagggtaaaaaaaaatccatgggtGGGAGTGACTATTTTATAAAGTAGTCCATGGCAGTCCTCTACAGCCTCCAAGAGTAGGTAACATGGAACCAGCAATTGGAAATGAGTGTGGGAATATCTGTGTAGAcgaaacagaaaatacaaagaagctgAGACAAGGGTAAGTAGTAGGGAGGAGAGAGCAATGTGGGGGAAATAAGACAACTAcaatagaacaattaaaaaaaagaaaccactgtGAGTAAAGTGGGGTGACTGCTAGGAAAGTGATAAGATATGACCTAGCTTAACAAAAGTATACATGAGTGAGTGGCATTAACcacttcaaaaataattattaacttcagtgcaatttttaaaacaaaatgtgaagAATTGGTACTCAGAGACTAAGGTAAAAATGACTTAACCATATCTCATTTATTCTAACATGGCTATTCACCTTTGGGAACTTTCACACGCACATGCTTTTTATCCCCCAATCACTCAGGAATGactgaaacattaatttattAAGCTGTTATAATTATTTAGTGCTGGATAAAATGTGCCAACAAAAACATGCTTCATTaattaaattgcatttaaaacaattattatatttttctccattttaggaTATTGGAACTATTcctcaacaaaagaaataaataacattagaCAAAACTTTTGTTCTAATATCTCAAATGTTCATTAACAGTTGAGTTATATCATGGAGCAAATCTAAAAGGAATGAGATAACTTATTGCAGACTCTATGCATtacaacaaaacagagacagtttTGCCTTCTCAACAACCTTCTTGAATGCACTCTTGACCTctttgttcctcaggctgtagaccACAGGGTTCAGCATGGGGATGACCATGGTATAGAACACAGATGCGattttgtctgtgtccatggaatGACTGGAACTTGGCTGTAAGTACATAATAATGATATTCCCATAAAATATGGAAACTGTAACAAGGTGAGAAGTACAGGTAGATAAagccttctggtatccctgtctTGAGTGCATCttcaaaatggtaataaatatgaaCAGGTAGGAAATCAAGATaacaaaaagagcaagaaagatattaaaggttgaaataaaaataagaatcagTTCAATGATATGCTTATCAGAACAAGTCAGAGTCATGACTGCTGGAacatcacagaaaaagtgatggaCCACATTAGACTCACAGAAAGAGAGGCTGAAGGTTATCCCAATGTGGATGCAGGCATTCAGGAACCCACAGACATAGGAACCTATGgccagacatgcacacacacctgttGTCATGGTGGTGGTGTAATGCAGGGGTTTGCACACTGCTgcatagcggtcataggccatggaGGCCAAGAGgtaattttccacagtggcaaaGGTTACAAAAAAGAACATCTGAGCAGCACATGCATGGTAGGAGATGACCTTGTGTCCTAGAAGAAATCCAGCCATGACAGCAGGAGTGACAGCTGAAGAGTAACACAAATCTGCCAGAGACAAGTTactgaggaaaaagtacatgggagTGTGGAGATGAGAGTCCAGCAGTATCAACAGGATCATCCCCAGGTTCCCAATCAGAGTGATGTGGTAGATGAGGGTGAACGTGATAAAGAGAGGGACCTGTAGTTCTGGGGAATTGGTTAGTCCTAACAGGATGAATTCAGTCACTTCTGTACTGTTCTCCATGGATGTGATTTGAGAATCACAAGATACCtgtaggaaaaagaagagaagagagggatgAACAAAGAATTGTTGCAGAGAAATAATGCATAGTATTATTTTGTTACagcaataatttgttttttaatatcctCCAATTCTACAGCATGAGAAAGACAATGCAATTTAGTGGATAACTGATCTATATAGGAATAGGCTTTTGTAGAGGAAGATTCTTCACAAATCATTCTCCCAacttcttaattttatatatgagTAAACCCAGTTAAAAGGAAAAGTAAGGGACTGTTCAAGGTCACATGCCTGAAATGGATTTATTGTCCAAACTAAAGTCTTTGAGTCTACTAATAGCTTACACTTCTATTGTGCtcatttatattcatttgttaCTCTCATATCCTAATTAAATTAATTAGTTTTTATGCCCATATATATACAAGGTAACTTGGCAACCAAAGTATTGAGTAATTTATTCAGGTACACATGATTATTAACAGAGCATGCTTTAGACCCAATGAGAATGGTTCCCAAACTAAATGCCACTAGTAAATTTGAATTgatttgaagtttattttatatttttaatgattgagTCCATTCACCAAGTTTAATGTTTTGGGTTGCCCAGTAGACTAATTCATAAGTGTATGCATATAATGATGCAGTCAGATAAGTACAATATGAGAGATAAATGCAACCAACAAAAGCAACTCTAAAGAGAAggtatagtggccttgtagtatagtttaatgtcaggtattgtgattcctcctacttt is a genomic window of Phyllostomus discolor isolate MPI-MPIP mPhyDis1 chromosome 6, mPhyDis1.pri.v3, whole genome shotgun sequence containing:
- the LOC114499102 gene encoding olfactory receptor 5B3-like — translated: MKIPRFFFFAFLLKVSCDSQITSMENSTEVTEFILLGLTNSPELQVPLFITFTLIYHITLIGNLGMILLILLDSHLHTPMYFFLSNLSLADLCYSSAVTPAVMAGFLLGHKVISYHACAAQMFFFVTFATVENYLLASMAYDRYAAVCKPLHYTTTMTTGVCACLAIGSYVCGFLNACIHIGITFSLSFCESNVVHHFFCDVPAVMTLTCSDKHIIELILIFISTFNIFLALFVILISYLFIFITILKMHSRQGYQKALSTCTSHLVTVSIFYGNIIIMYLQPSSSHSMDTDKIASVFYTMVIPMLNPVVYSLRNKEVKSAFKKVVEKAKLSLFCCNA